A single region of the Eleginops maclovinus isolate JMC-PN-2008 ecotype Puerto Natales chromosome 16, JC_Emac_rtc_rv5, whole genome shotgun sequence genome encodes:
- the proza gene encoding protein Z, vitamin K-dependent plasma glycoprotein a has translation MHSSTTSAALLCLVAGAMAAVQDPNKVFLDKQQASTMISRQKRNVAANPDQSSSLEQVCMEKVCNYEEARKIFQDSYRTDIFWAVYIDGDQCAENPCKNGAMCSDSVGGYDCVCKSGFTGVHCEDDQTLCTLEKNKGCSQFCKPGYTSYECSCARGWKLSNDRNKCEPAVKYPCGKVNSLRLWDDRLSNNIRSNFEGLSCTPTECPWQALLVSSESAGFCSGVILKENMVLTTAQCANKYNSFQVVVGKRSTSYEAGEQTLYVSICRIHPSYVEGRPENDLAIVELRGRITFKKEVTAACLPEKDFAENVLLTGEYPAIVSGWKETKEEPAFQGPLTFNQLAYNRQPQCLETYPNLMTNKLGCTTARANADCTMSSGSPLLTLYREVFFLTGVVSLPPGADCSQGYIFQKVSRHVGWLRQIMGSR, from the exons ATGCACTCCTCAACCACATCTGCCGCTCTGCTGTGCCTGGTGGCGGGGGCCATGGCTGCCGTCCAGGACCCCAACAAAG TGTTTTTGGACAAGCAGCAGGCGAGCACAATGATTTCCCGTCAAAAGAGGAACGTCGCCGCCAACCCGGATCAGTCTTCCAGCTTGGAGCAGGTTTGCATGGAGAAGGTGTGCAACTACGAGGAGGCCAGAAAGATCTTCCAGGACTCGTACAGAACG GACATCTTCTGGGCTGTCTACATTG ACGGAGACCAGTGTGCAGAGAACCCATGCAAGAATGGAGCCATGTGTTCGGACAGCGTGGGAGGCTACGACTGCGTCTGCAAGTCGGGTTTCACAGGGGTCCACTGCGAAGACG ACCAGACTCTGTGCACCCTGGAAAAGAACAAAGGCTGCTCCCAGTTCTGTAAACCAGGCTACACGTCTTATGAGTGCTCCTGCGCCCGCGGGTGGAAGCTCAGCAATGACAGAAACAAGTGTGAGCCTGCAG TCAAGTACCCCTGTGGTAAGGTGAACAGTCTGAGACTCTGGGATGACAGACTGTCCAACAACATTCGCAGCAACTTTGAAGGACTCAGCTGTACTCCCACAGAGTGCCCCTGGCag GCTCTTCTGGTTAGCTCAGAGTCTGCAGGTTTCTGCAGCGGAGTCATTCTGAAGGAGAACATGGTCTTGACTACAGCTCAGTGTGCCAACAAATACAACTCCTTCCAGGTGGTTGTTG GCAAGCGAAGCACCAGCTATGAAGCTGGAGAGCAGACGCTGTATGTTAGTATTTGTCGCATCCATCCAAGCTATGTTGAGGGTCGCCCTGAAAATGACCTGGCTATTGTTGAGCTACGCGGCCGCATCACCTTTAAGAAGGAGGTGACTGCTGCTTGTCTGCCAGAAAAAGACTTTGCAGAGAATGTCCTGTTGACGGGAGAGTATCCGGCCATAGTCAGCGGCTGGAAAGAAACCAAAGAGGAACCTGCTTTCCAGGGCCCGCTCACCTTTAACCAACTGGCTTACAACAGACAGCCTCAGTGTCTCGAGACGTACCCCAACCTGATGACCAATAAACTGGGCTGCACCACTGCCCGGGCTAATGCTGACTGCACCATGAGCTCCGGCAGCCCCCTGCTCACCCTGTATAGGGAGGTGTTCTTCCTCACTGGGGTGGTCAGCCTGCCACCAGGAGCCGACTGCAGCCAAGGCTACATTTTCCAGAAAGTGTCGCGCCACGTAGGCTGGCTGAGGCAGATCATGGGTTCACGCTAG